Proteins from a genomic interval of Candidatus Rubidus massiliensis:
- the cydA gene encoding Cytochrome d ubiquinol oxidase subunit 1: protein MNVEILARLQFALTIMFHYIYPPLSIGIGLILVIIEGMYLKTKDKKYETLAHFWTKIFALTFAIGVATGIVMEFEFGTNWATYSRYVGDIFGSALAAEGVFAFFLESGFLAILLFGWTRVHPKTHFFATLMVCLGAHFSAIWIVVANSWMQIPMGYKIVGEGIYARAEITDFWLIVLNTPSLVRLAHTVVGCWLAGSFLAISVGAYYLLKKIHIPFAKISLKVGLWISAISLVLQVFLGHMSAVIVSEYQPAKLAAFEGIYKTENGAGIALWGIPNSETKQLDYALRVPTVLSLLAKGEQNAQITGLDAFPEKDWPRVSVVFQTYHLMLYMWGAMVFATLLAIISWRNGMLFKNKIILWFLIFSVLFPQIANQAGWVSAEVGRYPWIVYNLLRISDGLSKTVTANQVLGSIIMFGVVYILLFILFIYLLNEKIKTGPDDEETATPYHYYQPAAAKELTKNEPT, encoded by the coding sequence ATGAATGTAGAAATTTTAGCACGCTTACAATTCGCCTTAACAATTATGTTTCACTACATCTATCCTCCTTTAAGCATTGGTATAGGTTTAATCTTAGTTATTATCGAAGGGATGTATTTAAAAACTAAAGATAAAAAATATGAAACGTTAGCTCATTTTTGGACTAAAATTTTTGCATTGACTTTTGCTATAGGTGTTGCGACCGGCATTGTAATGGAGTTTGAGTTCGGCACAAACTGGGCAACGTATTCCCGCTATGTTGGGGATATTTTTGGAAGTGCATTAGCAGCAGAAGGTGTATTTGCATTCTTTTTAGAATCAGGCTTTTTAGCCATATTGCTTTTTGGTTGGACAAGAGTACATCCAAAGACCCATTTTTTTGCGACATTAATGGTTTGCTTAGGAGCTCATTTTAGTGCTATTTGGATAGTAGTTGCTAATTCATGGATGCAAATTCCTATGGGATACAAAATTGTCGGAGAAGGTATTTATGCAAGAGCTGAAATTACAGATTTTTGGTTAATCGTTTTAAATACTCCATCTCTTGTACGTTTAGCTCATACAGTAGTTGGATGTTGGTTAGCAGGATCTTTTTTAGCAATAAGCGTTGGCGCTTATTATTTATTAAAAAAAATACATATTCCTTTTGCTAAAATCTCATTAAAAGTTGGCTTATGGATATCAGCTATATCATTAGTGCTTCAAGTTTTTTTAGGTCATATGAGTGCAGTAATTGTTTCCGAATATCAACCAGCCAAACTTGCAGCTTTCGAAGGCATTTATAAAACAGAAAATGGAGCTGGTATTGCTCTTTGGGGAATACCAAATAGTGAGACAAAACAACTAGATTATGCCTTACGTGTACCGACTGTTTTAAGTTTGCTGGCAAAAGGGGAACAGAATGCTCAAATTACGGGGCTCGACGCTTTTCCAGAAAAAGATTGGCCGAGGGTTTCTGTAGTATTTCAAACCTATCATCTTATGCTTTACATGTGGGGAGCAATGGTTTTTGCCACACTATTAGCAATCATTTCATGGAGAAATGGGATGCTCTTTAAAAATAAAATCATCCTTTGGTTTCTCATTTTTTCTGTACTATTTCCTCAAATAGCTAACCAAGCCGGATGGGTTTCTGCAGAAGTTGGGCGCTATCCATGGATTGTATATAATCTATTAAGAATTTCAGATGGCCTTTCTAAAACGGTTACCGCTAATCAGGTATTGGGTTCTATTATTATGTTTGGTGTTGTATATATCCTTTTATTTATCCTCTTTATTTATTTGCTCAACGAAAAAATAAAAACCGGTCCAGATGATGAAGAAACAGCTACACCATATCACTATTATCAACCAGCAGCAGCTAAGGAGTTAACCAAAAATGAGCCTACATGA
- the citB gene encoding Aconitate hydratase produces the protein MAFDLDYIKKSYHKYSQKLQQVKKNLLKPLTLTEKILYGHLANDYTVEPKRGETYEEFNPDRVAMQDATAQMALLQFATANKLKTAVPTTVHCDHLIQAEFGAKPDLEKAAIDSSEVFDFLQSISNKYGIGFWKPGAGIIHQVLLENYAFPGGLMIGTDSHTPNAGGLGMLAIGVGGADAVDVMAGMPWELKWPKIIGVHLTGRLNGWTSAKDVILKLAGILTVKGGTGAVIEYFGEGAKTISCTGKATICNMGAEIGATTSVFPYDNKMEEYLVATNRKEIVSILNTFKNDLQADKEITADPSKYYDQIIEIDLTTLEPHINGPYSPDKAWTISEFSQAVKNNKYPEKISVALIGSCTNSSYEDIERATNIAKQALSFGMKVQCPLTITPGSEQIRATIENDGQLKVLEEIGGLVLANACGPCIGQWNRHDVNFGEKNSILTSYNRNFSGRNDANPGTHSFVASPEIVIAMALAGNLAFNPLKDTLRNQEGKEIVLNPPNGKELPPNGYKEGENVYIAPAIDGSSIEIKVSPTSERLQLLEPFKPWNGQDLIDLCVLIKVQGKCTTDHISPAGKWLKYRGHLDHISDNLLTGALNACRDCIGETLNIFSHEVEPIPKVARDYKSRGIQWIVIGDENYGEGSSREHAAMEPRHLGGIAVLVKSFARIHETNLKKQGILALTFQDPSDYNKIQEEDRINILHLREFEPNKPLTLEICHKNGIKEKILAKHSYSKKQIEWFKAGSALSLIT, from the coding sequence ATGGCATTTGATTTAGATTATATTAAAAAAAGTTATCATAAATATTCTCAAAAACTTCAACAAGTTAAAAAAAATCTTCTTAAACCCCTTACCTTAACAGAAAAAATTTTGTATGGGCATTTAGCGAATGACTATACAGTTGAACCCAAAAGAGGGGAAACTTACGAAGAATTTAATCCTGATAGAGTAGCTATGCAAGATGCTACGGCTCAAATGGCCTTACTACAATTTGCTACAGCCAACAAATTAAAAACGGCAGTTCCAACAACTGTTCATTGCGATCACTTAATTCAAGCCGAATTTGGAGCTAAGCCTGATTTAGAAAAAGCTGCCATTGATAGCTCAGAAGTTTTCGATTTTTTACAAAGTATTTCGAATAAATATGGAATAGGTTTTTGGAAGCCTGGTGCTGGAATCATTCACCAAGTCCTTTTAGAAAATTATGCTTTTCCAGGTGGTTTAATGATTGGAACAGACTCTCACACCCCTAATGCTGGCGGACTTGGAATGTTGGCAATAGGAGTTGGAGGAGCTGATGCAGTCGATGTAATGGCCGGTATGCCTTGGGAACTTAAGTGGCCAAAAATTATAGGGGTTCATCTAACAGGCAGATTAAATGGATGGACAAGTGCAAAAGACGTTATTTTAAAACTCGCGGGTATTTTAACTGTTAAAGGAGGAACTGGCGCTGTAATTGAATATTTTGGAGAAGGTGCTAAAACAATTTCTTGTACTGGAAAAGCGACGATTTGCAACATGGGTGCAGAAATTGGAGCTACAACCTCTGTCTTTCCTTATGATAACAAAATGGAAGAATATTTAGTCGCCACTAATCGTAAAGAAATTGTCTCTATCTTAAATACATTTAAAAACGATTTACAAGCGGATAAAGAGATAACCGCAGATCCTTCTAAATATTATGATCAAATTATTGAAATAGATTTAACCACCCTTGAACCCCACATTAATGGACCATATTCACCAGATAAAGCCTGGACAATTTCTGAATTTTCTCAAGCTGTAAAAAATAATAAATATCCTGAAAAAATTTCCGTTGCATTAATCGGTTCTTGCACGAATTCAAGCTATGAAGATATTGAAAGAGCGACAAATATTGCTAAACAAGCTCTCTCTTTTGGAATGAAAGTTCAATGCCCCTTAACCATAACGCCCGGATCTGAACAGATACGAGCAACTATAGAAAATGATGGACAGCTAAAAGTTTTAGAAGAAATTGGGGGCCTAGTTTTAGCTAATGCTTGTGGACCATGTATTGGTCAATGGAATCGACACGATGTAAATTTTGGAGAAAAAAATTCCATATTAACTTCTTATAACAGAAATTTTTCTGGCAGAAATGATGCTAATCCCGGAACTCATTCTTTTGTGGCAAGTCCAGAAATAGTCATTGCTATGGCTTTAGCTGGAAATTTAGCGTTCAACCCACTAAAAGATACCCTTCGAAATCAGGAGGGAAAAGAAATTGTTTTAAATCCTCCCAACGGAAAAGAATTGCCTCCTAACGGCTATAAAGAAGGGGAAAATGTATATATAGCTCCTGCGATTGACGGAAGCTCCATAGAAATTAAGGTGAGTCCTACAAGTGAGCGCTTGCAACTTTTAGAGCCTTTTAAACCTTGGAATGGGCAAGATTTAATAGATTTATGTGTGCTTATAAAAGTGCAAGGTAAATGTACCACGGACCATATTTCTCCAGCAGGTAAATGGCTAAAATATCGTGGGCATCTAGATCATATTTCTGATAATTTGTTAACGGGTGCTCTTAATGCTTGTAGAGATTGCATAGGAGAAACCTTAAATATTTTCTCCCATGAAGTAGAACCGATTCCAAAAGTTGCAAGAGATTATAAAAGTCGCGGTATACAATGGATTGTCATCGGAGACGAAAATTACGGAGAAGGATCTTCAAGAGAACATGCTGCTATGGAGCCAAGGCATTTGGGTGGTATCGCTGTATTGGTAAAAAGTTTTGCAAGAATTCATGAAACTAATTTAAAAAAACAAGGTATCTTAGCTCTTACATTTCAAGATCCGTCCGATTATAACAAAATTCAAGAAGAAGATAGGATAAATATTTTACATTTGCGTGA
- the murB gene encoding UDP-N-acetylenolpyruvoylglucosamine reductase encodes MLEIDELSDFEKNISLKQYTTFKIGGNAKYFIAVYDEQTLKKALSLCKIYNFPFFVLGKGSNTLFDDRGFNGVVILNKIDFFQDLGEGRFSVGAGYSFSLLGNKLSRLGWSGLEFASGIPGSVGGAIFMNAGANGQEVSFTVEKVLYLHENGLLQEYTFDQINFSYRKSIFQELRGVIVSVIFSLRFSNEARNRQLKLIDYRKKTQPYSEKSAGCAFRNPKNNFAGALIEKVGLKGFKVGEACVSLKHANFIINESNASSTDVLKLIQAIKDKVYEETGIHLESEILYVPYK; translated from the coding sequence ATGCTTGAAATAGACGAATTATCCGATTTTGAAAAAAACATTTCTTTGAAACAATACACTACTTTTAAGATTGGGGGTAATGCGAAATATTTTATTGCAGTTTATGATGAACAAACATTAAAAAAAGCATTATCTCTTTGCAAAATTTACAATTTCCCATTTTTTGTTTTAGGAAAGGGCTCTAATACACTTTTTGATGATAGAGGTTTTAATGGTGTAGTAATCTTGAATAAAATTGATTTCTTTCAAGATTTGGGAGAGGGTCGTTTTAGTGTAGGTGCAGGTTATAGTTTTTCTTTACTTGGGAATAAATTGAGCCGTCTTGGTTGGAGTGGCTTAGAGTTTGCTTCGGGAATACCTGGAAGTGTGGGTGGAGCTATTTTTATGAATGCTGGGGCTAATGGACAAGAAGTTAGTTTTACAGTTGAAAAAGTTCTTTACTTACATGAAAATGGTCTTTTACAGGAATATACTTTTGATCAAATAAACTTTTCTTATCGTAAATCGATTTTTCAAGAATTAAGAGGGGTTATAGTATCTGTGATTTTTAGCTTACGATTTTCAAATGAAGCTCGTAATCGACAACTTAAATTAATTGATTATAGAAAAAAAACACAACCTTACTCTGAAAAGTCCGCTGGTTGTGCTTTTAGAAATCCCAAAAACAACTTTGCTGGCGCTTTAATAGAAAAGGTTGGATTAAAAGGTTTTAAAGTTGGTGAAGCATGTGTATCGTTAAAACATGCAAATTTTATTATCAATGAAAGTAATGCCAGTTCTACAGATGTTTTAAAATTAATCCAAGCAATTAAAGATAAGGTTTATGAAGAAACTGGAATTCATCTTGAAAGCGAAATTCTATATGTCCCATACAAGTGA
- the cydB gene encoding Cytochrome d ubiquinol oxidase subunit 2, which produces MSLHDQLAFIWFTVFVILLTGYAILDGFDLGVGMLHLFVKDDKERRIVLNSIGPVWDGNGVWLVTAGGALFAGFPEVYATICSSFYIPIMILLSGLIFRAVAIEFRSKQPMYWWRQTFDVFFFISGVIISLTLGIAMGNLIRGIPLDKHGEFSGTFMELMNPYSLLIGIMTVALFAMHGSIYLVMKTDNELHDKLREKVNPSIIFFIMTYAIATVATLIYMPHMANAIKERPVFFIVAIINFLAIANIPREIHHGRDGWAFISSCINIICLLALYGVGTYPNVVRNTLDPDNYSLTVYNSASSEKTLGILLIIAVIGVPLVISYTIAIYRIFRGKVRLDKTSY; this is translated from the coding sequence ATGAGCCTACATGATCAATTAGCCTTCATATGGTTTACAGTTTTTGTAATACTTCTTACCGGTTATGCCATTTTAGATGGATTTGATTTAGGGGTAGGAATGCTCCATTTATTTGTAAAAGATGATAAAGAAAGAAGAATAGTTTTGAATTCTATTGGACCTGTTTGGGACGGTAATGGAGTGTGGCTAGTAACTGCAGGCGGTGCATTATTTGCAGGATTTCCAGAAGTTTATGCTACAATTTGTTCCTCTTTTTATATTCCAATCATGATTTTATTAAGCGGTCTAATTTTTCGCGCCGTTGCTATAGAATTTAGAAGTAAACAGCCTATGTATTGGTGGAGGCAAACTTTTGATGTATTCTTTTTTATTTCAGGAGTAATTATCTCTCTTACTTTAGGAATTGCCATGGGGAATTTAATAAGGGGAATACCTTTGGATAAACATGGTGAATTTAGTGGTACATTTATGGAATTAATGAACCCCTACTCTTTATTGATAGGAATAATGACTGTTGCATTATTTGCTATGCATGGCTCCATTTACTTAGTCATGAAAACCGATAATGAATTGCATGATAAATTAAGAGAAAAGGTTAATCCTAGCATCATTTTTTTTATTATGACCTATGCCATAGCGACTGTTGCTACCTTAATTTACATGCCTCATATGGCAAATGCTATTAAAGAAAGGCCAGTTTTTTTTATTGTTGCAATCATTAATTTTTTAGCCATAGCAAATATCCCTCGTGAAATACATCACGGTAGAGATGGATGGGCCTTTATTTCATCTTGCATCAATATCATTTGTTTGCTTGCTTTATATGGCGTTGGGACCTATCCAAATGTTGTTCGCAATACGTTAGATCCAGATAATTATAGTTTGACTGTTTACAATTCGGCGTCTTCTGAAAAAACGCTTGGTATTTTGCTCATTATAGCGGTTATTGGAGTGCCTCTTGTTATTTCGTATACTATTGCTATCTATCGTATATTTAGAGGAAAAGTCCGTTTAGATAAAACCAGTTACTAA
- the dnaE2 gene encoding Error-prone DNA polymerase, protein MSFKADIHCHSTYSDGTLTPKELITMANDIGLKGFSITDHDSVEAFHEMSTFAKEFDIKVIPGAEFSCMQKKESVHILGYSFDNENPHLLDFCRKHHERRSLRNKEILDKLTKKGLPITEEEITTVLKNVQVKNKQTIGRPHIALVMMKKGYVKTINEAFKLYLGEGQSCFAPGQSFTVEETINVIHQCKGLAVIAHPHLLNKGKLLNELLELPFDGIECYYAKFPPEKNSRFLKIAEKKNLIATGGSDFHGSIKPDLQLGCSWVDEKTFMTLFNHFQQNLK, encoded by the coding sequence ATGAGTTTTAAAGCAGATATACATTGTCATAGCACTTATTCTGACGGCACTTTAACACCTAAAGAATTAATAACAATGGCAAATGACATTGGCTTAAAAGGTTTTTCTATAACTGATCATGATTCAGTGGAAGCTTTTCACGAAATGTCTACTTTTGCAAAGGAATTCGATATCAAAGTTATACCTGGAGCTGAATTCTCATGTATGCAAAAAAAAGAAAGCGTTCATATTTTAGGTTATTCATTTGATAACGAAAATCCGCACCTACTAGACTTTTGCCGTAAGCATCATGAAAGACGATCGCTTAGAAATAAAGAAATTTTAGATAAACTCACAAAAAAAGGTTTGCCTATTACAGAAGAAGAAATAACAACAGTGCTTAAGAACGTTCAAGTAAAAAATAAGCAAACCATTGGTCGGCCACATATTGCATTAGTTATGATGAAAAAAGGATATGTTAAAACGATTAATGAAGCGTTTAAGCTATATCTTGGGGAAGGACAATCATGTTTTGCACCCGGACAATCTTTTACAGTTGAAGAAACCATTAACGTTATTCACCAATGTAAAGGTCTTGCAGTAATTGCTCATCCGCATCTATTAAATAAAGGTAAACTTCTTAATGAATTGTTAGAACTGCCTTTTGATGGTATAGAATGTTATTACGCTAAATTTCCACCAGAAAAAAATAGCCGTTTTTTAAAAATTGCTGAAAAGAAAAATCTTATAGCAACCGGTGGATCAGATTTTCATGGAAGTATAAAACCGGATTTACAATTGGGTTGTTCATGGGTTGATGAGAAGACTTTCATGACGCTTTTTAACCATTTTCAACAAAATCTAAAGTGA
- the folC gene encoding Bifunctional protein FolC, producing MSTYHYLLKKLFSLNLFGGVKLGLKNPLLLNDLCQNPLKDLKIIHVAGTNGKGSVCTKIAKALEYDGYKTGLFTSPHISTFRERIQINGHMISESEVESHLNKLFSLIEENQITATFFEVTFILALLHFAFHKVDYVVLETGLGGRLDATNISKPILTIITSIGKDHCEILGNTIEEITLEKAGIIKENTPIIIGKNVSSAIITPIAKKYNAPLHQVEGSFRTYLEENNATAQLAMKYLPLTREAISHGLMAMPLCRLQKISSNLYPLATFILDVGHNPDGIKALFEALKNKFPDQSYHLIVGLSKNKDIDQILELIAKENINVYFVEAKNGRGASRLELKTKFFQKHGKIGYDYSSIDEAIKQAYSFAKEKELIVICGTFFIMSEAKNALGIISEEDYIDLNERFTPSN from the coding sequence ATGTCCACTTATCATTATTTGCTTAAAAAATTATTTTCATTAAATCTTTTTGGTGGGGTTAAATTGGGTTTAAAAAACCCTTTATTATTAAATGATTTATGCCAAAACCCTCTAAAAGATCTTAAAATTATTCATGTAGCAGGTACAAATGGCAAAGGCTCTGTCTGTACAAAAATCGCTAAAGCTTTAGAATACGATGGTTATAAAACTGGATTATTTACTTCTCCCCATATTTCCACATTTAGAGAGAGAATCCAAATAAATGGACATATGATTTCAGAGTCTGAAGTTGAAAGCCATTTAAATAAACTTTTTTCACTTATCGAAGAAAATCAGATCACGGCTACTTTTTTTGAAGTAACCTTTATTCTAGCTCTATTGCATTTTGCCTTCCATAAAGTTGATTATGTTGTTTTAGAAACAGGTCTTGGGGGTCGTTTGGATGCAACAAACATTTCTAAACCCATTCTTACAATTATTACATCGATTGGTAAAGATCATTGCGAAATACTTGGCAACACAATTGAGGAAATTACACTAGAAAAAGCTGGGATTATTAAAGAGAACACTCCAATTATTATCGGCAAAAATGTTTCTTCTGCAATAATTACCCCTATTGCAAAAAAATATAACGCCCCTTTACATCAAGTTGAAGGGTCTTTTAGAACATATCTAGAAGAAAATAATGCAACAGCTCAACTTGCAATGAAGTATCTACCTTTAACCCGAGAAGCTATTTCACATGGTTTAATGGCTATGCCTCTATGCCGATTACAAAAAATTTCTTCCAATCTTTATCCTTTAGCTACTTTTATTTTAGATGTTGGGCATAATCCTGATGGAATAAAAGCTTTATTTGAAGCATTAAAGAATAAGTTTCCAGATCAATCCTATCATTTAATTGTGGGATTATCAAAAAATAAAGACATTGATCAGATTTTAGAATTAATCGCTAAAGAAAATATAAATGTTTATTTTGTTGAAGCTAAAAATGGAAGAGGAGCTTCCCGTTTAGAGCTAAAGACAAAATTTTTTCAAAAACATGGAAAAATAGGTTATGATTATAGCTCTATTGATGAAGCCATTAAACAAGCTTATTCTTTTGCCAAAGAAAAAGAACTAATAGTAATATGTGGCACTTTTTTTATAATGTCTGAGGCAAAAAACGCTTTGGGAATCATTAGTGAAGAAGATTATATCGATTTAAACGAAAGATTCACTCCATCAAATTAA
- the nusB gene encoding hypothetical protein (N utilization substance protein B homolog) has product MAVPQPKFREIVLQLLYSYDIGRSNPEDMIEILMKEVEVTKKTVREAQVKADKILAALPELDQKIADASTAYNFERIQSVERNVLRLSLYELFIENEIPPKVAISEGIRLAKKFASPEGAKFVNALLDTIYKNVEGKDET; this is encoded by the coding sequence ATGGCTGTTCCACAACCCAAATTTAGAGAAATTGTATTACAACTTCTTTACAGTTACGATATTGGTCGATCAAATCCTGAAGATATGATAGAAATATTGATGAAAGAAGTTGAAGTAACCAAAAAAACTGTTAGAGAAGCGCAAGTCAAAGCAGATAAAATATTAGCTGCATTACCAGAGCTGGATCAAAAAATAGCAGATGCTTCGACAGCTTATAATTTCGAAAGAATTCAAAGTGTTGAGAGAAACGTTTTGCGTTTATCTTTATATGAACTTTTTATTGAAAATGAAATTCCTCCCAAAGTAGCTATAAGCGAAGGTATTAGACTTGCAAAAAAATTTGCCTCTCCAGAAGGTGCAAAATTTGTTAACGCCTTGTTAGATACTATTTATAAAAATGTAGAAGGAAAAGATGAGACCTAA